A window of Cellulomonas fimi contains these coding sequences:
- a CDS encoding PIG-L family deacetylase, translating to MTNAGATDAGTTNAGATDAGTTNAGTTNPGKNRAGTTRAGTSDAATTGAGSPAAVVGGRVAFEGRDAPAAPADAWAADPRWPDLPALALPTGRTVVVAAHADDESLAVGGLVAELAARGNPPEVVVLTDGAASHPGSPTHAPAALVERRAAEVRAAVAILSPASPVTLLGHPDGGLREVRDAVRDDLRRVLGTDSVDTLVVPWRGDGHRDHRVAGEIGAALAAETGARLVEYPLWMWQWATPDDPRVPWDRLRVVDLADASVVRRHRAVAAHRSQVHPLSDDPRDAAVVHPALVAALDRDVDVLVVDDDATPATLRQDFFDATYARRDDPWGFEDRWYEERKRAVTLAALPAARHGRVLEVGCSIGVLTAALAERCDTLLAVDVAPAAVARARERVAGAPHVRVEVGDVAARVPDGPWDLVVLSEVGYYLSRADLVRTARALRASLAPGGTVVAVHWRHPVADYPLTGDEVHRVLRRTLDLAPLVRHEEADFVLDVLAADPRSVARRTGLL from the coding sequence ATGACCAACGCGGGTGCGACTGACGCGGGCACGACCAACGCGGGTGCGACTGACGCGGGCACGACCAACGCGGGCACGACCAACCCGGGCAAGAACCGCGCGGGCACGACCAGGGCGGGCACGTCCGACGCCGCCACGACCGGCGCGGGCTCGCCCGCTGCCGTGGTCGGCGGCCGGGTCGCGTTCGAGGGCCGCGACGCCCCGGCGGCCCCCGCCGACGCCTGGGCGGCCGACCCCCGCTGGCCCGACCTGCCCGCGCTCGCGCTCCCGACCGGTCGGACGGTCGTCGTCGCTGCGCACGCGGACGACGAGTCGCTCGCCGTCGGCGGCCTCGTCGCCGAGCTCGCCGCGCGGGGCAACCCGCCGGAGGTCGTGGTCCTCACGGACGGCGCGGCGTCGCACCCCGGCTCACCGACGCACGCCCCCGCGGCGCTCGTCGAGCGGCGCGCCGCCGAGGTCCGGGCGGCCGTCGCGATCCTGTCGCCGGCGTCGCCCGTGACGCTGCTCGGACATCCCGACGGCGGCCTGCGCGAGGTGCGCGACGCCGTCCGGGACGACCTGCGCCGCGTGCTCGGCACCGACTCGGTCGACACGCTCGTCGTGCCGTGGCGCGGCGACGGCCACCGCGACCACCGCGTCGCGGGCGAGATCGGGGCGGCGCTGGCGGCCGAGACCGGCGCGCGCCTCGTCGAGTACCCGCTGTGGATGTGGCAGTGGGCGACGCCCGACGACCCGCGCGTGCCGTGGGACCGCCTGCGCGTCGTCGACCTCGCGGACGCGTCCGTCGTCCGGCGTCACCGGGCCGTCGCGGCCCACCGCTCGCAGGTGCACCCGCTGTCCGACGACCCGCGCGACGCGGCCGTCGTGCACCCCGCCCTGGTGGCCGCGCTCGACCGGGACGTCGACGTGCTCGTCGTCGACGACGACGCGACGCCCGCGACGCTGCGGCAGGACTTCTTCGACGCGACGTACGCGCGCCGCGACGACCCGTGGGGCTTCGAGGACCGCTGGTACGAGGAGCGCAAGCGGGCGGTCACGCTCGCGGCGCTGCCCGCGGCACGGCACGGTCGCGTGCTGGAGGTCGGCTGCTCGATCGGCGTCCTCACCGCCGCGCTCGCGGAGCGCTGCGACACGCTGCTGGCCGTCGACGTCGCACCCGCCGCGGTCGCGCGGGCGCGCGAGCGGGTCGCGGGCGCCCCGCACGTCCGCGTGGAGGTCGGCGACGTCGCCGCGCGCGTCCCGGACGGTCCGTGGGACCTCGTCGTGCTGTCCGAGGTCGGGTACTACCTGTCCCGCGCGGACCTCGTCCGCACCGCCCGCGCCCTGCGGGCCTCGCTCGCGCCCGGCGGCACCGTCGTGGCCGTGCACTGGCGGCACCCCGTCGCCGACTACCCCCTGACCGGCGACGAGGTGCACCGCGTGCTGCGACGCACGCTCGACCTCGCCCCGCTGGTCCGTCACGAGGAGGCCGACTTCGTGCTCGACGTGCTCGCCGCAGACCCCCGGTCCGTGGCCCGACGGACGGGGCTCCTGTGA
- a CDS encoding SRPBCC family protein has translation MTVIESHKDPQALTLTIKAEFTATPDKVWEVWADPRKLERWWGPPTWPATFTSHDFVPGGRAQYYMTGPEGEKAHGWWEFVAIDAPTGLAFDDGFADQSGTPQDDGLVTRAVVQLDGAFPGTLMTITSTFPSAQAMEQLVSMGMEDGIREALGQVDAILAED, from the coding sequence ATGACCGTCATCGAGAGCCACAAGGACCCGCAGGCGCTGACGCTCACGATCAAGGCCGAGTTCACCGCCACGCCCGACAAGGTCTGGGAGGTCTGGGCGGACCCGCGCAAGCTCGAGCGGTGGTGGGGCCCGCCGACGTGGCCCGCCACGTTCACCTCGCACGACTTCGTGCCCGGCGGCCGCGCGCAGTACTACATGACCGGCCCCGAGGGCGAGAAGGCCCACGGCTGGTGGGAGTTCGTCGCGATCGACGCACCCACGGGCCTCGCGTTCGACGACGGGTTCGCCGACCAGTCCGGCACCCCGCAGGACGACGGCCTCGTCACGCGCGCGGTCGTGCAGCTCGACGGCGCGTTCCCCGGCACGCTCATGACGATCACGTCGACGTTCCCGTCGGCGCAGGCCATGGAGCAGCTGGTGAGCATGGGCATGGAGGACGGCATCCGCGAGGCGCTGGGCCAGGTCGACGCGATCCTCGCGGAGGACTGA
- a CDS encoding ArsR/SmtB family transcription factor translates to MDTDHVDRVFAALADRTRRDIVRRVLHEQESVSALARRYDMSFAAVQKHVAVLERAALVTKTTQGRERLVRGNVEAIRAAARLLDAYEEIWRGRIDRIHALLDEGEDA, encoded by the coding sequence ATGGACACCGACCACGTCGACCGGGTCTTCGCTGCCCTGGCCGACCGGACCCGTCGGGACATCGTCCGGCGCGTCCTGCACGAGCAGGAGTCCGTCTCCGCACTGGCCCGGCGGTACGACATGAGCTTCGCCGCCGTCCAGAAGCACGTCGCCGTGCTCGAGCGCGCCGCGCTCGTCACCAAGACCACGCAGGGCCGCGAGCGGCTCGTGCGCGGCAACGTCGAGGCGATCCGGGCCGCCGCCCGCCTCCTCGACGCCTACGAGGAGATCTGGCGCGGACGCATCGACCGCATCCACGCCCTGCTGGACGAAGGAGAGGACGCATGA
- a CDS encoding glycosyltransferase → MSVRHVAVVVPARDEEDLVGRCLASVSAAAHRLPADVRVDVVVVLDGCRDGTADVVACFPAVRTVVTRGGNVGRARAAGVRSALDRVRGDLADVWVACTDADSEVPDGWLVEQLRLADEGADVVVGTVRPDPRDLLPEEVVRWQRTRVPGRPNGHVHGANLGVRASAYVAAGGFAPRREHEDVGLVAALHAAGATIVASDVVDVLTSGRRAGRSPGGYAGYLAEHFPRPAPATDGPSPAPARGPAALVAAD, encoded by the coding sequence GTGAGCGTCCGGCACGTCGCGGTCGTCGTCCCCGCGCGTGACGAGGAGGACCTGGTCGGACGCTGCCTCGCGTCGGTGTCCGCGGCCGCGCACCGGCTCCCGGCCGACGTGCGCGTCGACGTGGTCGTGGTGCTCGACGGGTGCCGTGACGGCACGGCGGACGTCGTCGCGTGCTTCCCCGCGGTCCGCACGGTCGTCACGCGCGGCGGCAACGTCGGCCGGGCGCGCGCGGCCGGGGTCCGGTCGGCGCTGGACCGCGTCCGCGGCGACCTCGCCGACGTGTGGGTCGCGTGCACGGACGCCGACTCGGAGGTGCCCGACGGCTGGCTCGTCGAGCAGCTCCGGCTCGCCGACGAGGGCGCGGACGTCGTCGTCGGGACGGTCCGGCCGGACCCGCGGGACCTGCTGCCGGAGGAGGTCGTCCGGTGGCAGCGCACGCGCGTGCCCGGCCGGCCGAACGGTCACGTGCACGGCGCCAACCTGGGCGTCCGCGCGAGCGCGTACGTGGCCGCGGGCGGCTTCGCGCCGCGGCGGGAGCACGAGGACGTCGGGCTGGTCGCCGCGCTGCACGCCGCGGGGGCGACGATCGTGGCGTCGGACGTGGTCGACGTGCTGACCTCCGGGCGGCGTGCCGGGCGGTCGCCGGGCGGGTACGCGGGCTACCTCGCCGAGCACTTCCCCCGGCCCGCACCGGCGACGGACGGTCCGTCGCCCGCGCCCGCACGCGGCCCGGCGGCCCTGGTCGCGGCCGACTGA
- a CDS encoding DUF2252 domain-containing protein gives MTEERVGVGSRTAPEVRPSAERAARAAEGRSARKRVPRSALADVATRDGRPGALDLLEAQATTRLPDLVPVRYGRMAESPFAYLRGSAVVMAADLGASEDTGLRVQLCGDAHVANFGTYGSPERNLVFDLNDFDETHPGPFEWDLKRLLASLEVVGRSLDVGRRRRREIVVTAARAYREAVRDFAGQSALAVWYARIDLGDLVDAVPQDERMVRRARTALDKARRRDHLQAAARLTRVEGDERRFVADPPLVSTLEDVLPADAAPAFRRGMTDLLVDYRASLAPDRRRLAERYRVVDVARKVVGVGSVGTRAFVVLLQGVDADDVLVLQAKEAQASVLAPHVGGDGYAQQGQRVVEGQRLMQAVSDVMLGWQRSAGPDGVARDYYVRQLRDWKGGLDLTGARPTGLTAYGRLCAWTLARAHARSGDAIAIGAYLGGSSAADEALADFAAAYADRTESDHADLEEAVDDGRLPVVG, from the coding sequence CACGGGCGGCCGAGGGGCGGTCGGCACGCAAGCGCGTCCCGCGGTCGGCGCTGGCGGACGTCGCGACGCGCGACGGGCGGCCGGGGGCGCTGGACCTGCTGGAGGCGCAGGCGACGACGCGGCTGCCGGACCTGGTGCCGGTGCGGTACGGGCGGATGGCGGAATCGCCGTTCGCGTACCTGCGCGGGTCGGCGGTGGTGATGGCGGCGGACCTGGGCGCGTCGGAGGACACCGGGCTGCGGGTGCAGCTGTGCGGTGACGCGCACGTCGCGAACTTCGGGACGTACGGGTCGCCCGAGCGGAACCTCGTGTTCGACCTCAACGACTTCGACGAGACGCACCCGGGGCCGTTCGAGTGGGACCTGAAGCGGCTGCTGGCGAGCCTGGAGGTCGTGGGGCGCTCGCTCGACGTCGGGCGCCGCCGTCGGCGGGAGATCGTCGTGACGGCGGCGCGCGCGTACCGGGAGGCGGTGCGGGACTTCGCGGGGCAGTCGGCGCTGGCGGTCTGGTACGCGCGGATCGACCTGGGGGACCTCGTCGACGCGGTGCCGCAGGACGAGCGGATGGTGCGGCGGGCACGCACCGCGCTCGACAAGGCGCGACGACGCGACCACCTGCAGGCCGCCGCGCGGCTGACGCGCGTGGAGGGGGACGAGCGGCGGTTCGTCGCGGACCCGCCGCTCGTGTCGACGCTGGAGGACGTGCTGCCCGCGGACGCCGCACCCGCGTTCCGGCGGGGCATGACCGACCTGCTCGTCGACTACCGGGCGTCGCTGGCGCCGGACCGGCGTCGGCTCGCGGAGCGGTACCGGGTGGTCGACGTGGCCCGGAAGGTCGTGGGGGTGGGCAGCGTCGGGACGCGCGCGTTCGTGGTGCTGCTGCAGGGCGTGGACGCGGACGACGTGCTGGTGCTCCAGGCGAAGGAGGCGCAGGCGTCGGTGCTGGCGCCGCACGTGGGGGGCGACGGGTACGCGCAGCAGGGGCAGCGGGTCGTCGAGGGGCAGCGTCTGATGCAGGCGGTGAGCGACGTGATGCTCGGGTGGCAGCGGTCGGCGGGCCCGGACGGTGTCGCGCGGGACTACTACGTGCGGCAGCTGCGCGACTGGAAGGGCGGTCTGGACCTGACGGGTGCGCGGCCGACGGGACTGACGGCGTACGGGCGGCTGTGCGCGTGGACGCTCGCGCGGGCGCACGCACGGTCGGGGGACGCGATCGCGATCGGCGCGTACCTGGGCGGGTCCTCGGCGGCGGACGAGGCGCTCGCGGACTTCGCGGCCGCGTACGCGGACCGCACGGAGTCGGACCACGCGGACCTGGAGGAGGCGGTCGACGACGGTCGGCTGCCGGTGGTTGGCTGA